From the genome of Thermoflexus hugenholtzii, one region includes:
- the tal gene encoding transaldolase has product MAPLTELRARGQLVWLDEIRREWLEDGTLKELIRRGVTGLTSNPTIFERAITSSPAYDAAIRTHLLRDPELEVAALYEALAVEDIRMAADLLRPVYEATEGGDGYVSLEVSPHLAHDTEGTIAEARRLWQAVDRPNLMIKVPATPAGIPAIEALIAQGVNVNVTLIFSPTHYEAAAEAYWRGLRRRAERGGDLRSVASVASFFISRIDTAVDRALEALGTPEALALRGRIAVAVAKQVYRRFRERFLPEAFPELAARGARAQRVLWASTSTKNPAYSDVKYVEELIGPDTVNTMPLATLQAFEDHGRVSGDTALEGWEEAKADLATLARLGIDLERILEQLQVEGVAAFVRSYDALLAALEGKRAQLLSIQEGR; this is encoded by the coding sequence ATGGCGCCTTTGACGGAGCTGCGCGCTCGTGGTCAGTTGGTCTGGCTGGATGAGATCCGCCGGGAGTGGCTGGAGGATGGAACTTTGAAGGAGCTGATCCGGCGAGGGGTGACCGGCCTCACCAGCAATCCGACCATCTTCGAGCGGGCCATCACGTCCAGTCCGGCCTACGACGCCGCCATCCGAACCCATCTCCTCCGGGATCCCGAGCTGGAAGTTGCCGCCCTTTATGAAGCCCTGGCGGTCGAGGACATCCGCATGGCCGCGGATCTGCTGCGGCCGGTCTATGAGGCGACGGAGGGCGGTGACGGCTATGTGAGCCTGGAGGTCTCGCCTCACCTGGCCCACGACACGGAGGGGACCATCGCCGAGGCCCGGCGGCTGTGGCAGGCGGTCGATCGGCCCAACCTGATGATCAAGGTCCCCGCCACCCCGGCGGGGATCCCGGCCATCGAGGCCCTGATCGCCCAGGGGGTGAACGTCAACGTCACGCTCATTTTCTCTCCCACCCACTACGAGGCTGCAGCGGAAGCCTACTGGCGAGGCCTGCGGCGGCGGGCGGAGAGGGGCGGGGATCTTCGATCGGTGGCCTCCGTGGCCTCCTTCTTCATCAGCCGCATCGACACCGCGGTCGACCGCGCCCTGGAGGCCCTGGGGACGCCGGAGGCCCTTGCGCTGCGGGGACGGATCGCCGTGGCGGTGGCGAAGCAAGTCTACCGCCGCTTTCGGGAGCGTTTCCTCCCGGAGGCCTTTCCGGAGCTGGCCGCGCGGGGGGCGCGGGCACAGCGGGTCCTGTGGGCCAGCACCAGCACCAAGAACCCGGCTTATTCCGACGTGAAATACGTGGAGGAGCTGATCGGACCGGACACGGTCAACACGATGCCTCTGGCCACGCTTCAGGCCTTTGAGGATCACGGCCGGGTGAGCGGGGACACGGCCCTGGAGGGCTGGGAGGAGGCGAAGGCGGATCTGGCAACCCTCGCCCGGCTGGGGATCGACCTGGAGAGGATCCTGGAGCAGCTCCAGGTCGAGGGGGTGGCGGCCTTCGTTCGCTCCTACGATGCCCTCCTCGCCGCCCTGGAGGGGAAGCGCGCGCAGTTGCTCTCGATCCAAGAGGGGAGGTGA
- a CDS encoding cupin domain-containing protein: MHRARTDALPGFRAGDLTLRPFTGERTMVVRVEAPAGAVVPAHAHPHEQITLVLQGRLRLRMAGEETELGPGEIVHIPSGVEHEVTFLEDALVFDVFQPPREDFLERLQMTALIE; this comes from the coding sequence ATGCATCGCGCCCGCACCGACGCGTTGCCCGGTTTTCGCGCCGGGGATCTGACCCTGCGGCCGTTCACAGGGGAGCGCACCATGGTGGTGCGCGTGGAGGCGCCGGCCGGCGCGGTGGTCCCGGCCCATGCCCATCCCCACGAACAGATCACCCTCGTCCTCCAGGGGCGCCTGCGGCTGCGGATGGCGGGGGAGGAGACGGAGCTCGGGCCAGGGGAGATCGTGCACATCCCCTCGGGGGTGGAGCACGAGGTCACGTTCCTGGAGGACGCTCTGGTCTTCGATGTGTTCCAGCCCCCTCGGGAAGATTTCCTCGAGCGCCTGCAGATGACGGCGCTGATCGAATAG
- a CDS encoding enoyl-CoA hydratase/isomerase family protein, protein MAGSWTSAYRRLILQETEPGILEIILHQPETLNALDAVAHRELTYVWREIDADPSVRVALVRGAGQAFSAGGDFSLIEEIMTDPRACLRVWKEARDLVYNVIHCEKPIVSAIEGPAVGAGLAVALLADISVAARGARLLDGHVRLGVAAGDHAVLVWPLLIGMAKAKYYLLLNEPLTGEEAERLGLVSLCVEDGKTYEVALEIARRLARGSASAIRWTKYALNNWFRLAGPLFDVSTALEFLGFRLPDAREGLQALREKRPPRWPLEDLASD, encoded by the coding sequence ATGGCGGGATCCTGGACCTCCGCCTATCGGCGTCTGATCCTGCAGGAGACCGAGCCGGGCATTCTGGAGATCATCCTGCATCAACCGGAGACCCTCAACGCGCTGGACGCGGTGGCCCATCGGGAGCTGACGTATGTCTGGCGGGAGATCGACGCGGATCCCTCCGTGCGAGTGGCGCTGGTGCGGGGGGCGGGGCAGGCGTTCTCCGCCGGGGGCGATTTCTCCCTCATCGAGGAGATCATGACGGATCCCCGGGCGTGCCTTCGGGTCTGGAAGGAGGCGCGGGATCTGGTTTACAACGTAATCCACTGCGAGAAGCCCATCGTCTCCGCCATCGAGGGTCCGGCAGTGGGGGCGGGCCTGGCGGTGGCCCTGCTGGCGGACATCTCGGTGGCGGCCCGCGGGGCGCGCCTTCTGGACGGCCATGTGCGCCTGGGGGTGGCGGCGGGGGACCACGCCGTGCTGGTCTGGCCGTTGCTGATCGGCATGGCCAAGGCGAAATATTACCTGCTCCTCAACGAGCCCCTCACCGGCGAGGAGGCGGAGCGGCTGGGGCTGGTTTCGTTGTGCGTGGAAGATGGGAAGACCTACGAGGTGGCCCTGGAGATCGCCCGGCGCCTGGCCCGGGGAAGCGCCTCTGCCATCCGCTGGACCAAATACGCCCTCAACAACTGGTTCCGACTGGCAGGCCCCCTCTTCGACGTCTCCACCGCCCTGGAGTTCCTGGGCTTCCGCCTCCCCGATGCCCGGGAGGGCCTTCAAGCCCTCCGGGAGAAACGGCCACCCCGCTGGCCGCTGGAGGATCTCGCCTCGGATTGA
- a CDS encoding TIGR00266 family protein, which produces MRWEIAPERTYPVLRIFLEQGEEVIAEPSALLLMQGPVRVDTGIRGGLLQGLMRSLLGGESIFLNTFRAEGPAQVWLAPAGIGDIHYVPLNGESFVLQDFAYLAHHGSVEVSVAWRGFRGFLTEGELVWLKVHGTGGVWVSAFGAIEEIEVPAGETVTVDNFHFVGMVKGAQPQIRMVGGLKTILFGGEGLVVDVKGPARLLIQSRHMVSLAQILLPIIRRHVRSGGK; this is translated from the coding sequence ATGCGCTGGGAAATTGCCCCGGAGCGGACTTATCCGGTGTTGCGCATCTTCCTGGAGCAGGGAGAAGAGGTGATCGCCGAGCCCAGCGCGCTTCTCCTCATGCAAGGACCCGTGCGGGTGGATACGGGCATCCGAGGCGGGCTCCTTCAGGGGCTGATGCGCTCCTTGCTGGGAGGAGAATCCATTTTCCTCAATACTTTCCGAGCGGAAGGCCCGGCCCAGGTATGGCTCGCGCCGGCGGGCATCGGCGACATCCACTACGTCCCCTTAAACGGGGAGTCCTTTGTTCTGCAGGATTTCGCTTACCTGGCGCACCATGGTTCGGTGGAAGTTTCGGTGGCCTGGAGAGGTTTCCGGGGCTTCCTGACCGAGGGAGAGCTGGTGTGGCTGAAAGTCCATGGCACCGGAGGCGTGTGGGTCAGCGCGTTTGGGGCCATCGAGGAGATCGAAGTGCCGGCCGGGGAGACCGTCACGGTGGACAACTTCCACTTTGTAGGGATGGTGAAGGGAGCTCAACCGCAGATCCGCATGGTTGGGGGCTTGAAGACCATCCTCTTCGGCGGCGAGGGCCTGGTGGTGGATGTGAAGGGGCCTGCCCGCCTCCTGATCCAAAGCCGGCATATGGTCTCCCTGGCGCAGATCCTCCTTCCGATTATCCGTCGACATGTCCGTTCGGGCGGGAAATAA
- a CDS encoding LacI family DNA-binding transcriptional regulator, whose translation MATIRDVARRAGVSPATVSYVLNNSGPVRPETRERVLRAIAELGYHPHAGARQLKRRRTDTIGLILPTGERRLSDPFFLELIHALGDACATHQLDLLIATCRDPAADLRLIDRLFKGRRVDGFILIDLQRHDPRIPHLQAADIPFVAFGRIEGDGEFPWVDVDGAAGMREAVAYLVGKGHRRIAYLSPPLSFTFAHHRFQGYRQGLLEAGLPFDEDLVRITRLTIEGGYEAARALLEAGIPFTALIAATDLMALGAMRALHEAGRTPGQDVAVIGFDDIPMAAQAHPPLTTLRQPMDQIGEGLVRTWLAAVNGESPPPILISPTLIRRESA comes from the coding sequence ATGGCGACGATCCGGGATGTGGCGCGACGAGCGGGGGTTTCCCCGGCCACGGTCTCCTATGTGCTGAACAACTCGGGGCCGGTGCGCCCGGAGACCCGGGAGCGGGTGTTGCGGGCCATCGCCGAGCTGGGTTACCACCCCCACGCCGGCGCCCGTCAGCTGAAACGCCGCCGCACGGACACCATCGGCCTGATCCTCCCCACCGGCGAGCGCCGCCTCAGCGACCCCTTCTTCCTTGAACTGATCCATGCCCTCGGCGATGCCTGCGCCACCCATCAGCTGGACCTCCTGATCGCCACCTGCCGGGACCCCGCCGCCGACCTGCGCCTGATCGATCGCCTCTTCAAGGGACGCCGGGTGGACGGCTTCATCCTGATCGACCTGCAGCGCCACGACCCCCGCATCCCCCACCTCCAGGCTGCGGACATCCCCTTCGTGGCCTTCGGGCGGATCGAGGGCGATGGGGAATTCCCCTGGGTGGATGTGGATGGGGCGGCCGGGATGCGGGAGGCAGTCGCCTACCTGGTTGGGAAAGGGCATCGCCGCATCGCCTACCTGAGCCCCCCGCTCTCCTTCACCTTCGCCCACCATCGCTTCCAGGGCTACCGGCAGGGCCTGCTGGAAGCCGGCCTCCCCTTCGATGAAGATCTCGTCCGGATCACCCGCCTGACGATCGAAGGGGGCTACGAGGCCGCCCGAGCGCTCCTGGAGGCCGGGATCCCCTTCACCGCCCTGATCGCCGCCACCGACCTGATGGCCCTCGGGGCGATGCGCGCGCTGCATGAGGCCGGGCGGACCCCCGGACAGGATGTGGCCGTGATCGGCTTCGACGACATCCCGATGGCCGCCCAGGCCCACCCACCCCTCACCACCCTGCGCCAGCCCATGGACCAAATCGGCGAAGGCCTGGTCCGCACCTGGCTGGCCGCCGTCAACGGAGAATCCCCACCCCCGATCCTGATCTCACCGACCCTGATCCGCCGGGAGTCGGCCTGA
- a CDS encoding ABC transporter substrate-binding protein: protein MKRFLLLLAVLALAVTACAPAATPTPAVTREVVVTRVEVTKEVEKPKVTVRLSGWAANPQETALLESLLYRCSLKNPDVVVKYEPITGDYWAKIKTLVASKEEPDIYYMDIFQFPFFAAKGVLVPLDDYMAKSGVKKEDFIKTLIDAFTGPDGKVYGIPKDFNTLALFYNKDLFAKAGIPEPNENWTWDDLKEAARKLSDPAKGIYGLGVPPDPGRFPIFVFQNGGRIMKEDFSDTLLDSPEAVEAARFYTSFRAEKIGAIPSDVGVDWQGTAFGQGKLAMVFEGGWLIPYLREQFPTLKWGATFPPKGPKGRGNLIFTVAYVISKNSKNPEAAWKTIECLTSEESQTVVLSTGFALPSRAKLTEHEYFKTHPESLVIFKGAEFGTPFMWGLRGDVVNEQMGKALERIYLEGQDVAASLKQAAEEIRKALKEQQ, encoded by the coding sequence ATGAAAAGGTTCCTGCTCCTGCTCGCGGTCCTGGCCCTGGCCGTGACGGCCTGCGCGCCGGCGGCCACCCCCACCCCCGCCGTCACCCGGGAGGTGGTGGTCACCCGGGTGGAGGTCACCAAGGAGGTGGAGAAACCGAAGGTCACCGTGCGGCTCTCCGGTTGGGCGGCCAACCCTCAGGAAACGGCCCTGCTGGAGTCCCTGCTGTATCGTTGCTCCCTCAAGAACCCCGACGTCGTGGTGAAATACGAGCCGATCACCGGGGACTACTGGGCCAAGATCAAGACCCTGGTCGCCTCTAAGGAGGAACCGGACATCTACTACATGGACATCTTCCAGTTCCCCTTCTTCGCCGCCAAGGGCGTTCTGGTCCCCCTCGACGACTATATGGCGAAGTCCGGCGTGAAGAAGGAGGATTTCATCAAGACACTGATCGATGCCTTCACCGGGCCGGACGGCAAGGTCTACGGCATCCCCAAGGACTTCAACACCCTGGCCCTGTTCTACAACAAGGACCTCTTCGCCAAGGCCGGGATCCCGGAGCCCAATGAGAACTGGACATGGGACGACCTCAAGGAGGCCGCCCGCAAGCTCTCGGATCCGGCCAAGGGCATCTACGGCCTGGGCGTCCCGCCTGACCCCGGCCGCTTCCCGATCTTCGTCTTCCAGAACGGGGGTCGCATCATGAAGGAGGACTTCAGCGACACCCTGCTGGACAGCCCGGAGGCCGTTGAGGCGGCGCGGTTCTATACCTCCTTCCGGGCGGAGAAGATCGGGGCCATCCCCTCGGACGTGGGGGTGGACTGGCAGGGGACGGCCTTTGGGCAGGGGAAGCTGGCGATGGTCTTCGAGGGCGGCTGGCTGATCCCCTACCTGCGGGAGCAGTTCCCCACCTTAAAGTGGGGCGCGACCTTCCCGCCGAAGGGCCCCAAAGGGCGAGGGAACCTGATCTTCACTGTGGCCTACGTGATCTCCAAGAACAGCAAGAACCCGGAGGCCGCCTGGAAGACCATCGAGTGCCTCACCAGCGAGGAGAGCCAGACCGTGGTGCTCTCCACCGGGTTCGCCCTGCCGTCCCGCGCCAAACTCACCGAACACGAATACTTTAAGACCCATCCGGAGTCCCTGGTGATCTTCAAAGGCGCGGAGTTCGGCACGCCCTTCATGTGGGGCCTGCGGGGGGATGTGGTGAACGAGCAGATGGGCAAGGCCCTCGAGCGGATCTACCTGGAAGGCCAGGACGTGGCCGCCAGCCTCAAGCAGGCCGCTGAGGAGATCCGCAAGGCCCTCAAGGAACAGCAATAA
- a CDS encoding carbohydrate ABC transporter permease, with protein sequence MARKWRRRLGEWIAAYVLLAPYLFVFLVFNVFAIAYALYLSFTYFDLFSPPRWIGLGNYLYLLQDRLFLQKAVPNTLKYVAVVVPTQTIISLLLAFALDQEIKFRRFFRTLFYVPSVTSSVVISLIFLWLFKKTGVINQILGLSIDWLNSPVFALPTIMMVNIWSTTGTMMVIFLAGLQDIPVTYYEAAMIDGANRWQMLRHITIPLLRPVIFFVVTMGVIGCFQVFDQIYVMTAGGPLDSTTTIAYLIYKWAFQSTTPFMGRASAVAFVLAAMILIVTVIQRRLIERPTEV encoded by the coding sequence ATGGCCCGGAAGTGGCGCCGGCGGCTGGGGGAGTGGATCGCCGCTTATGTCCTGCTCGCGCCCTATCTCTTCGTCTTTCTGGTCTTCAACGTCTTCGCCATCGCCTACGCCCTCTATCTCTCCTTCACCTACTTCGATCTCTTCAGCCCACCCCGCTGGATCGGGCTGGGAAACTACCTTTACCTGCTCCAGGACCGTCTCTTTCTGCAGAAGGCCGTCCCCAACACCCTCAAATATGTGGCCGTGGTGGTTCCCACCCAGACGATTATCAGCCTGCTGCTGGCCTTCGCCTTAGATCAGGAGATCAAGTTTCGCCGCTTCTTTCGCACGCTCTTTTATGTGCCTTCGGTGACCTCCTCAGTGGTGATCAGTCTGATCTTCCTCTGGTTGTTCAAGAAGACCGGGGTGATCAATCAGATCCTGGGTCTCTCCATCGACTGGCTCAACAGCCCCGTCTTCGCCCTGCCGACCATCATGATGGTCAACATCTGGTCCACCACCGGGACCATGATGGTGATCTTCCTCGCCGGCCTCCAGGACATCCCGGTGACCTACTATGAGGCGGCGATGATCGACGGGGCGAACCGCTGGCAGATGCTCCGCCACATCACGATCCCGCTGCTGCGCCCGGTGATCTTCTTCGTCGTGACCATGGGGGTTATCGGCTGCTTTCAGGTGTTCGATCAAATTTACGTGATGACCGCCGGGGGGCCGCTGGACTCCACCACCACCATCGCCTACCTGATCTACAAGTGGGCCTTCCAGAGCACCACGCCCTTCATGGGGCGGGCCTCGGCGGTGGCCTTCGTGCTGGCGGCGATGATTCTCATCGTGACCGTGATCCAGCGCCGCCTGATCGAGCGTCCGACGGAGGTGTGA
- a CDS encoding carbohydrate ABC transporter permease — MAAEAMAPAKPAVRYRDEFAWWDRIKKPLFYGVLIGWSIIAVTPFYLTVVFSLKPLTHLYEAPFFWPTPFTLENYLKVVTEFRHLFPRWMLNSALVAGLLAVVRTLFCAMGGYAFARLRFPGRDLLFWAMLITMMIPGQVTLIPNFLIVRQMKLLDSLLALIVPGIAGAFGVFMMTQFYKNLPRELEEAAMIDGAGWFTIFFRIVLPISRPALLTLALFTFQGEWNAFMWPLIVLNSPEKFTLPLGLSWFKGEYYTVYSVVLAGSMFNSVPILLLFFLFQGYFTRGIAITGLREG, encoded by the coding sequence ATGGCGGCTGAGGCGATGGCGCCGGCCAAACCGGCGGTGCGCTACCGGGACGAGTTCGCATGGTGGGATCGCATCAAGAAGCCGCTTTTTTACGGGGTGCTCATCGGCTGGTCGATCATCGCCGTGACGCCTTTCTACCTCACGGTGGTCTTCTCCCTCAAGCCCCTTACCCATCTTTACGAGGCGCCCTTCTTCTGGCCGACCCCCTTCACCCTGGAGAACTATCTCAAGGTCGTCACTGAGTTCCGACACCTCTTCCCCCGCTGGATGCTCAACAGCGCCCTGGTCGCGGGGCTGCTCGCCGTGGTCCGCACCCTCTTCTGCGCCATGGGGGGTTACGCCTTCGCCCGGCTGCGCTTCCCGGGGCGGGATCTCCTCTTCTGGGCCATGCTGATCACGATGATGATCCCCGGCCAGGTCACCCTGATCCCCAACTTCTTGATCGTTCGCCAGATGAAGCTCCTGGACAGCCTGCTGGCCCTGATCGTGCCGGGGATCGCGGGGGCCTTCGGGGTCTTCATGATGACCCAGTTCTACAAGAACCTCCCCCGGGAGCTGGAGGAGGCGGCGATGATCGACGGGGCCGGGTGGTTCACCATCTTCTTTCGCATCGTCCTGCCCATCAGCCGGCCGGCCCTGCTCACCCTGGCCCTCTTCACCTTCCAGGGGGAATGGAACGCCTTTATGTGGCCCCTGATCGTGCTCAACTCGCCGGAGAAGTTCACCCTGCCCCTGGGCCTGAGCTGGTTCAAAGGGGAATACTACACGGTTTACTCTGTGGTCCTGGCCGGATCGATGTTTAATAGCGTCCCCATCCTCCTGCTCTTCTTCCTGTTCCAGGGGTATTTCACCCGGGGCATCGCCATCACAGGGCTGCGGGAGGGATAA
- a CDS encoding nucleotidyltransferase family protein codes for MSERLDDLEGYRTGWRRREQVRRLERAKRRERAWRVAACAAWFLKETFGVRQVWAFGSLVRDQLDERSDIDLAVVGLAERDLCRAVGRLQALDPEFPIDVVRLEDAPPSLRRRIEREGVLL; via the coding sequence ATGAGCGAGCGCCTGGATGATCTGGAAGGCTATCGGACGGGATGGCGGCGCCGGGAGCAGGTCCGCCGGCTTGAACGGGCGAAGCGGCGGGAGCGAGCCTGGCGCGTGGCGGCCTGCGCGGCTTGGTTCCTCAAGGAAACCTTCGGCGTCCGGCAGGTCTGGGCCTTCGGCTCCCTGGTCCGCGACCAGCTGGACGAGCGCTCCGACATCGATCTGGCGGTCGTCGGCCTCGCGGAGCGGGATCTGTGCCGGGCGGTCGGCCGGCTCCAGGCGCTGGATCCCGAGTTCCCCATCGATGTGGTGCGGCTCGAGGACGCTCCGCCTTCCCTCCGCCGCCGGATCGAACGGGAGGGGGTGCTGCTGTGA